The uncultured Trichococcus sp. DNA window CTTCCAATGCAGGATAGAAATGCTCATCGTCAAAATCGAACATTTTCATTTTCCCTGTGATGACGGCTCCTCTGTCCTTGCCGACAGGAACAACGTCAACGTTCGCCAAACCGCGTCCACCTTCGTTATATCCACCTTCACATTGATTGGCAGCAGTCGCGCCACCCCATAAAAAGTCTTCTCTTAAAGCCATTTGCCATCCTCCTCAATCTTTTATACATAATAATTGAATGAACTGTTCATCACTTTCGACTGTGCGAAAGCTTCCAGCAACCGCTACCATTCGATTGAACCTTAAAGGTGTCGGTCACATTAATAATACTAACACTTTTGGACGAATAATGTAAATATTGTTAGACAAGGAATCAAATTATTGTGGACTCACAGTCAAAAGAGAAGGCACGCTTGCCTTACTTCGGAGAGCGTATGGCCTTTTCCTCCTGCGAACGCCCCCTCTGCCGGAGGAGGCGTTCCAAAAAGATCATCAACTCCGGCCAGCAACCGCTCACCGGAGTTGAAGGTAGACTTGCTGCAATTCCAAAATAAAGTCCTTAACCTGCTGTGTGATCTGGTTAAATTCTATGTCTTGCGCATATTTTCTGTCTTTCACATAATTGGGCCAAAATACTTGATTGACTGTTTCATTGTTCTCGACGTCTTCGATTACGAACAGCCAGTCTTCAAACAGCTCTTCATCAATTACACTTCCATTCCGGAACATCCATGTATTCTCAAACGCGGCATAGCACAGATTGATTGTTGGACGATTCGGATCACTCAACATTAGCCTCAAGTCATAAAAATCTTTCATGCGCGAATTTATAATACCTTTCTCCAATACGGTTTCAAGTTTTTCTGCCAAAATTGACTGGAGCGGGTAGGCCAAAATTGTAATCGACTCATTTTCTCCACGGGCTTCATTAAAAGTCAGCTTCAAATCCATATTGGAAGCTGCAGGTGTAATAACATCCCCCACTCCAATATCCAAATCAAAATTCACCTTAGATTGTTCTCCAT harbors:
- a CDS encoding nucleotidyl transferase AbiEii/AbiGii toxin family protein; protein product: MQSARLSDLIRELKMKDGETINAQELRIRYALERFLTRLSRSEYRDNFVLKGGFLMGTIYNIGQRATKDLDTVVKNLSAEQEEIRKALQNVSELDLNDGVTFIVSEITRTQEQRRYSGFRAKMIMHFNGEQSKVNFDLDIGVGDVITPAASNMDLKLTFNEARGENESITILAYPLQSILAEKLETVLEKGIINSRMKDFYDLRLMLSDPNRPTINLCYAAFENTWMFRNGSVIDEELFEDWLFVIEDVENNETVNQVFWPNYVKDRKYAQDIEFNQITQQVKDFILELQQVYLQLR